From Alteribacter keqinensis, one genomic window encodes:
- the tsaB gene encoding tRNA (adenosine(37)-N6)-threonylcarbamoyltransferase complex dimerization subunit type 1 TsaB, translating to MNVLAIDTSTYVMGVAVLRDGQVAGEMVTHVKKNHSIRLMPAIRMVMEEADMKPEELDRIAVAQGPGSYTGVRIGVTTAKTMAWALGIPVVGVSSLEALAANGRYFDGLISPFFDARRGQVFTGLYRSRGGEVERVEDDRLVLHEEWVSRLRDQEEAVLFLSPDYGKHEALLGEKVAVNPADHLPRPSAIAFQALEKEADEAVHVFAPNYLRLAEAESKWLEAQKQKEKRLGGRDE from the coding sequence ATGAACGTGTTGGCAATTGATACGTCTACTTATGTGATGGGGGTGGCCGTTCTCCGGGATGGACAGGTGGCCGGGGAAATGGTGACCCATGTGAAAAAGAATCATTCGATCCGTCTCATGCCGGCGATTCGCATGGTGATGGAAGAAGCGGATATGAAGCCGGAGGAGCTTGACCGGATTGCAGTGGCCCAGGGGCCGGGATCATATACGGGAGTCCGGATCGGGGTTACGACGGCGAAAACGATGGCCTGGGCCCTGGGAATTCCCGTTGTCGGTGTTTCCAGTTTAGAAGCGCTGGCGGCTAATGGACGCTACTTTGACGGATTGATCAGCCCGTTTTTTGATGCGCGAAGAGGGCAGGTGTTCACGGGGCTCTACCGGAGTCGCGGGGGCGAGGTCGAGAGGGTGGAAGACGATCGTCTTGTTTTACACGAAGAGTGGGTTTCACGCCTTCGGGACCAAGAGGAAGCTGTACTGTTTCTGAGTCCTGACTACGGGAAGCACGAGGCGCTGCTTGGTGAAAAAGTGGCGGTGAATCCGGCGGACCATTTGCCGCGGCCGTCGGCGATTGCGTTTCAGGCGTTGGAAAAAGAGGCGGATGAGGCGGTTCATGTGTTTGCGCCGAATTATCTGCGTCTGGCCGAAGCGGAGTCGAAGTGGCTTGAGGCGCAAAAACAGAAAGAAAAGCGACTAGGTGGCCGGGATGAGTGA
- the tsaE gene encoding tRNA (adenosine(37)-N6)-threonylcarbamoyltransferase complex ATPase subunit type 1 TsaE produces MSEYYELTSDSPERTAELAEALAEQLQAGDVITLEGDLGAGKTSFTKGLAKGLGVKRTVNSPTFTIIKEYQGRALPLYHMDVYRLEEGGEDMGLEEYFDGGGVCVVEWASMIGDELPEERLALNLFHVGETTRQIRLEPVGERYITLCKEFLRDERVGN; encoded by the coding sequence ATGAGTGAATACTATGAATTAACGTCAGATTCTCCCGAACGGACGGCGGAGCTTGCTGAAGCACTGGCAGAACAGCTTCAGGCCGGGGATGTAATTACGCTGGAAGGCGACCTTGGTGCCGGGAAGACGAGCTTTACGAAAGGTCTTGCAAAAGGGCTTGGGGTAAAGCGGACGGTGAACAGTCCGACGTTTACGATAATAAAAGAATACCAGGGCAGAGCGCTGCCTCTCTATCATATGGACGTGTACCGGCTGGAAGAGGGCGGCGAAGACATGGGCCTTGAAGAATACTTTGACGGGGGCGGCGTGTGTGTTGTGGAGTGGGCAAGCATGATCGGTGACGAGCTTCCCGAGGAGCGGCTGGCTCTGAATTTGTTCCATGTTGGGGAAACGACGCGGCAGATCCGTCTGGAGCCCGTGGGCGAGCGGTATATTACACTTTGCAAGGAGTTTTTAAGAGATGAACGTGTTGGCAATTGA
- a CDS encoding M4 family metallopeptidase, which translates to MKKFAALTLSALIFGSGFLGAGGSGFAEGDSLKKFESLGKGDVKVVQGKGQKGPPTFVSGILSENFSKGNAKSAKAFLSEHEELFHVKNAEESLTEVRVTEDELGMTHVRLQQTKKGIPVDRNELNVHFNEDNSITAVNGNFDPELEELEINTTPAVNRNTALETAKKDVSAPEYVDFQTSELIIYPFEADYHLAYRINLEFHSATPGNWYVYVDAHTGEVIDRFDAMTGLGNFSDILDLEEITEQPQATAAQVKAKNEKAQEKRNELRGARGKGLGTTGVQKLMDISHGLDEDGGRTFYLADHSTSDMDGIFTYNMQNTSNQMWLYENDSASWKDVEYSGDSSSWEVVGQGPAVDAHSNSRIVYDYFLENHGRNSLDDQGMAIESRVHYWREYNNAFWSNGLAMMTYGDGDGQQFIPLAALDVTAHEMVHGITHYNGGLRYRFETGAINEAYSDTFGSIIDDRSWDVGEDIMGEAWLADGRTALRSSEDPGKFPVNQAYWAYSVDGEGRYPAHMEEYYFLPGNMDNGGVHINCTILQHSAYLVSEEYGMGREVVADTWYRAYDYLHFDATFAEFREAILQSATDLYGEDSEEYDAFLGAFDDIGLYEGWSLEENHRSPLW; encoded by the coding sequence GTGAAGAAGTTTGCTGCTTTAACATTGTCTGCGTTGATCTTTGGAAGCGGCTTTCTTGGGGCCGGAGGTTCCGGGTTTGCAGAAGGTGATTCATTGAAGAAATTCGAATCTCTCGGCAAAGGAGACGTGAAGGTCGTCCAAGGGAAGGGTCAAAAAGGGCCGCCTACGTTTGTATCGGGTATTCTTTCCGAAAATTTTTCAAAAGGAAACGCTAAGAGCGCCAAGGCGTTTCTTAGTGAACATGAAGAGTTGTTTCACGTTAAAAATGCCGAGGAAAGTTTGACAGAAGTGAGGGTTACAGAAGATGAACTGGGTATGACCCACGTTCGTCTTCAGCAGACGAAGAAAGGGATACCGGTTGACCGGAATGAACTCAATGTTCACTTTAACGAAGACAACAGCATTACCGCAGTCAACGGAAACTTTGATCCGGAGCTGGAAGAGCTCGAGATTAATACCACGCCCGCAGTAAACCGGAATACGGCACTGGAGACGGCTAAAAAGGATGTGAGTGCACCGGAGTACGTCGATTTTCAAACTTCGGAGTTGATTATTTATCCGTTTGAAGCCGACTATCATCTTGCGTACCGCATTAACCTTGAATTTCACAGTGCGACGCCTGGGAATTGGTATGTATATGTGGATGCTCACACAGGTGAAGTGATTGACCGTTTTGATGCCATGACTGGGCTTGGTAACTTCAGTGACATTCTCGATCTGGAGGAAATTACGGAACAGCCACAGGCGACTGCCGCTCAAGTGAAGGCAAAGAACGAAAAAGCACAGGAAAAGAGAAATGAGCTCAGAGGAGCGAGAGGAAAAGGCCTTGGTACGACCGGGGTACAAAAATTGATGGATATTTCCCACGGACTGGATGAAGACGGGGGAAGAACGTTTTATCTGGCAGACCACTCCACCAGTGATATGGACGGTATTTTCACATACAATATGCAAAATACCTCTAATCAAATGTGGCTGTATGAAAACGACAGTGCGTCGTGGAAAGACGTGGAGTACTCAGGGGACAGCAGTTCCTGGGAAGTGGTTGGACAGGGGCCTGCAGTTGATGCTCACAGCAACTCCCGTATAGTATATGATTACTTCCTTGAAAATCACGGTCGTAACTCGCTGGACGACCAGGGAATGGCCATTGAATCGCGTGTTCACTATTGGAGAGAGTACAACAACGCGTTTTGGAGCAACGGTCTTGCCATGATGACCTATGGGGATGGTGACGGACAGCAGTTTATTCCTCTTGCAGCCCTTGATGTAACAGCTCACGAAATGGTTCACGGCATCACCCACTATAACGGTGGTCTTCGTTACCGCTTTGAGACAGGGGCCATTAACGAAGCATATTCTGATACCTTTGGCAGCATTATTGACGACCGGAGCTGGGATGTGGGGGAAGACATTATGGGTGAAGCGTGGCTTGCTGATGGGCGTACGGCTCTTCGAAGCAGTGAAGATCCGGGGAAATTCCCGGTAAACCAAGCTTACTGGGCTTACAGTGTTGACGGAGAAGGCCGATATCCTGCTCACATGGAGGAGTACTATTTCCTTCCGGGGAACATGGATAATGGCGGTGTCCACATTAACTGTACCATTCTTCAGCACTCTGCCTACCTTGTTTCGGAAGAGTACGGTATGGGTCGTGAAGTTGTAGCTGATACTTGGTACAGAGCGTATGACTACCTGCACTTTGATGCGACGTTTGCTGAGTTCCGGGAAGCCATTCTTCAATCGGCCACCGATCTTTACGGTGAAGACAGTGAAGAATATGATGCGTTCCTCGGTGCCTTTGATGATATCGGCTTGTACGAAGGCTGGTCACTGGAAGAAAACCACAGAAGTCCACTCTGGTAA
- the rimI gene encoding ribosomal protein S18-alanine N-acetyltransferase has product MSEEIQVQIRLMEMDDIDGVLAVEEACFPTPWSRTAFVNELKANQFAYYLVAEAGERVIGYCGVWVIIDEAHITNIAVDPIYRRKGIGEALLTGGLELARTFGAEKLTLEVRVSNEAAQNMYEKFGFQRGGIRKNYYTDNQEDAQIMWVMINEEQ; this is encoded by the coding sequence ATGAGTGAGGAGATTCAGGTTCAGATAAGGTTGATGGAAATGGATGATATCGACGGAGTGCTGGCGGTGGAGGAGGCGTGTTTTCCGACGCCGTGGAGCCGGACGGCCTTTGTGAACGAGCTGAAAGCCAACCAGTTTGCGTACTATCTGGTAGCTGAGGCGGGGGAGCGTGTGATCGGCTACTGCGGGGTGTGGGTCATTATTGATGAGGCGCACATTACAAACATTGCTGTGGATCCCATATACAGGCGAAAAGGGATCGGAGAAGCGCTTTTGACAGGCGGTCTGGAGCTCGCCCGGACGTTCGGTGCGGAGAAGCTGACCCTTGAGGTGCGCGTGAGCAATGAGGCAGCGCAGAATATGTACGAGAAGTTCGGGTTTCAGCGTGGCGGCATCCGGAAAAATTACTATACAGATAACCAGGAAGATGCACAGATTATGTGGGTGATGATAAATGAAGAGCAGTGA
- the tsaD gene encoding tRNA (adenosine(37)-N6)-threonylcarbamoyltransferase complex transferase subunit TsaD: MKSSEELIILGIETSCDETSASVVRGGREILSNVVSSQIESHKRFGGVVPEIASRHHVEQVTYIIEEALREAEVTMDDVDAVAVTEGPGLVGALLVGVNAAKALAFAKSKPLIGVHHIAGHIYANHLVEELTFPLLSLVVSGGHTELVYMDEHGKYEILGETRDDAVGEAYDKVARTVGLPYPGGPHIDRLAHEGEATIDLPRAWLEADSFDFSFSGLKSAVINTLHNAKQRGEDVPVKTIAASFQASVIDVLVTKTMRAVEKRGVDRLVLAGGVAANKGLRARITEVCEERGITLTIPPLSLCTDNAAMIAAAGAVMYEKGQFADDRLNGQPGLELER; encoded by the coding sequence ATGAAGAGCAGTGAAGAATTGATAATATTGGGAATTGAGACGAGCTGTGATGAGACGAGTGCGTCTGTCGTGCGCGGGGGCAGGGAAATTTTGAGTAATGTCGTGTCGTCGCAGATTGAAAGTCACAAGCGGTTCGGCGGTGTGGTGCCGGAGATTGCGTCGCGCCACCATGTGGAACAGGTGACGTATATTATTGAAGAGGCCCTTCGTGAGGCTGAGGTGACGATGGACGATGTGGACGCGGTTGCGGTGACTGAGGGTCCGGGACTTGTAGGTGCCCTGCTGGTGGGGGTTAACGCGGCGAAAGCGCTGGCTTTTGCGAAGAGCAAGCCGCTGATTGGCGTTCATCATATCGCCGGTCACATTTATGCGAATCATCTTGTGGAGGAGCTTACGTTTCCGCTGCTGTCGCTGGTGGTGTCCGGCGGGCATACGGAGCTTGTGTATATGGACGAGCACGGGAAGTATGAGATTCTCGGGGAGACCCGGGATGATGCGGTCGGCGAGGCATATGATAAAGTCGCGCGTACAGTGGGGCTTCCGTATCCGGGAGGACCGCACATTGACCGTCTCGCTCATGAAGGTGAGGCGACGATTGACCTGCCGCGTGCATGGCTTGAAGCAGATTCTTTTGATTTCAGCTTCAGCGGGTTGAAAAGTGCGGTGATCAACACGCTTCATAATGCAAAGCAGCGTGGAGAAGATGTGCCGGTGAAGACGATTGCGGCGAGTTTTCAGGCGAGCGTGATCGATGTGCTCGTGACGAAGACGATGCGTGCAGTTGAAAAGCGGGGCGTGGACCGTCTCGTTCTGGCCGGCGGTGTGGCGGCGAACAAAGGACTGCGTGCGCGGATTACGGAGGTTTGTGAGGAACGTGGCATTACGCTGACGATTCCGCCTCTGTCTCTTTGTACCGATAACGCGGCGATGATCGCGGCCGCGGGAGCTGTGATGTATGAAAAAGGCCAGTTTGCCGATGACCGGCTGAACGGACAGCCGGGGCTGGAGCTGGAGAGGTAG